In the Leishmania panamensis strain MHOM/PA/94/PSC-1 chromosome 30 sequence genome, one interval contains:
- a CDS encoding hypothetical protein (TriTrypDB/GeneDB-style sysID: LpmP.30.3130) encodes MRSAKLKAAATDEALAAELAEQQRLEVKDAKMLQLVRDYPEVRSLEAQLKYAYLRKSRAEQVTDRTAAKALEAEEQRRYMEYLAEKDRLAKVEEEKKRQEDMERFRRHQAAQLEIIRQHRLAATEEAKQREQERIAVDAVVARVQEQDFLETLARRDRQRQLMEEQDEFCRLRAAMKKAEQDREAKEEAAIRAYLDEQARRREMDAKVARERDAVKARVLEEQGRRIVEEETKKRELEMLLQEYYEEERLTKEQMLIAAEKASRERMAAAVTRENQQLIDQRRLAKEAQLADEMRFRQLAMEQLASEAKMQQLNRQKQAQLKRQHIAEVQQRLEERRLLKEQEKELERKVEEQDRKREEQIQEYIRRARAQLLAEHLPKLGSYAPVRAMRDEEKIQFLPQIKTASAALRES; translated from the coding sequence ATGCGATCGGCCAAGCTGAAGGCGGCTGCCACCGACGAGGCCCTGGCTGCGGAGCTGGctgaacagcagcggctcgaGGTCAAGGATGCGaagatgctgcagctggtACGTGACTACCCGGAGGTACGGTCGCTAGAGGCCCAGCTAAAGTACGCCTATCTCCGTAAGAGTCGTGCAGAGCAGGTGACGgaccgcaccgccgccaaggcgttggaggcggaggaacaACGGAGGTACATGGAGTATCTCGCGGAGAAGGATCGACTTGCCaaagtggaagaggagaagaagcgtcAAGAGGACATGGAGCGCTTCCGACGCCATCAGGCAGCGCAGCTAGAGATAATCCGCCAGCATCGCTTGGCCGCCACGGAGGAAGCGAAGCAGCGCGAACAGGAACGCATCGCCGTAGACGCCGTAGTGGCTCGAGTGCAAGAGCAGGACTTTCTCGAAACCCTCGCTCGTCGAGACCGGCAGCGTCAGCTTATGGAGGAGCAGGATGAGttctgccgcctccgcgcTGCTATGAAGAAGGCGGAGCAGGATCGTGAGGCcaaagaagaggcagcgaTTCGCGCGTACCTCGATGAGCAGGCTCGTAGACGCGAGATGGACGCCAAGGTGGCGCGCGAGCGGGACGCTGTCAAGGCCCGCGTTTTGGAAGAGCAGGGCCGCCGCatcgtcgaggaggagaccaAGAAGCGTGAGCTGGAGATGCTGCTTCAGGAGTActacgaggaggagcgactcACCAAGGAGCAGATGCTTATCgcggcagagaaggcgagTCGAGAACGCATGGCAGCCGCCGTGACACGCGAAAACCAGCAGCTCATTGATCAGCGCCGTCTTGCCAAGGAGGCACAGCTGGCCGATGAGATGCGCTTCCGGCAGTTGGCAATGGAACAGTTGGCTTCCGAGGCGAAGATGCAACAGCTCAACCGCCAAAAGCAAGCACAGCTCAAGCGGCAGCACATCGCCGAGGTGCAACAGCGCCTGGAGGAACGCCGGCTCCTCAAGGAGCAGGAGAAAGAGCTAGAACGAAAagtggaggagcaggaccgcaagcgagaggagcagaTCCAAGAGTACATCCGACGTGCTCGCGCCCAGCTCTTGGCAGAGCATCTACCCAAGCTAGGCTCCTATGCCCCTGTGCGCGCCATGCGGGACGAGGAGAAGATTCAGTTTTTGCCTCAGATCAAAactgccagcgctgcactTCGGGAAAGCTAA
- a CDS encoding hypothetical protein (TriTrypDB/GeneDB-style sysID: LpmP.30.3120) — translation MRGQERIWKAAPLPQSFHASLESGNWLRALQIYQRHPYHTPPADTFDLLKAVMHYTGVGVEDVKARFNEKLRLSASLQRRKSEEVEWSLFWEALNKGDGKMISDALSGASVSGTTQQIGMAEACAVLLKGAGKEWHTRLVDDLPFSTVSRCSLLHAALAEKRPDVAAEMLSHARVTRSDLNSLWPLIAQCTWEEVLRMISLCPKNAVPYNKALPFILKDGCSLQTLSEHLEHARVLGDADVVSPLLAYAVEMGDWSYVERCVGHLVDIGKIASSARDAFGHLCKLHGPKRVCQRLLEHHVELSDMTIEDLESLRF, via the coding sequence ATGCGAGGCCAGGAGAGAATATggaaggcggcgccgctgccacagtCCTTCCACGCTTCCCTCGAGTCTGGCAACTGGCTGCGTGCTCTTCAAATTTATCAGCGCCACCCATACCACACCCCACCCGCAGACACGTTTGACCTCTTAAAGGCCGTCATGCATTACaccggcgtcggcgtcgagGATGTGAAGGCACGCTTTAATGAGAAGCTGCGCCTTTCCGCCAGCTTACAGCGCCGCAAGTctgaggaggtggagtggTCTCTGTTTTGGGAAGCGCTTAACAAGGGCGATGGTAAGATGATCAGCGATGCTCTATCAGGGGCCAGCGTGAGTGGTACCACCCAGCAGATCGGCATGGCGGAggcgtgtgctgtgctgctgaagggggcggggaagGAGTGGCACACGCGCCTTGTGGACGACTTGCCTTTCTCCACTGTCAGCCGATGTAGTCTCCTTCATGCCGCCCTCGCAGAGAAGCGGCCCGACGTGGCAGCGGAGATGCTCAGCCACGCACGTGTTACCCGTTCTGACCTGAACAGTCTGTGGCCGCTCATAGCTCAATGCACctgggaggaggtgctgaggaTGATCTCGCTTTGTCCAAAGAACGCTGTGCCCTACAACAAAGCGCTTCCTTTCATCCTAAAGGACGGCTGCAGCTTGCAGACACTCTCCGAACATCTCGAGCACGCCCGGGTCTTGGGGGACGCCGATGTCGTCTCCCCGTTGCTGGCGTACGCGGTGGAGATGGGGGATTGGTCTTACGTCGAACGGTGCGTAGGGCATCTAGTTGACATTGGCAAGATCGCCTCTTCAGCCCGTGATGCCTTTGGCCACTTGTGCAAACTGCATGGACCGAAGCGCGTATGTCAGCGTCTGCTCGAACATCACGTTGAGCTCTCCGACATGACCATCGAAGACCTCGAGTCCCTCCGGTTTTGA